In Tubulanus polymorphus chromosome 2, tnTubPoly1.2, whole genome shotgun sequence, a single window of DNA contains:
- the LOC141898588 gene encoding transcription elongation factor A protein 1-like, whose translation MMSCEADVMKIGKKLEKLVSNGTTDQEAKNMLQALKDLPMTLKVLQKTRIGMTVNNVRKSCTDEEVNSLAKSLIKSWKKLLDQPSASGKSGNNETSAKKDSSSSSPRESTNGKSTPPGKTSPKTISFPKASDTNDSVRLKCRELLANALKAIDTIPDGSGDPNEIAKSIEDSIYTEFMNLDTKYKNRVRSRISNLKDTKNPELRVSVLRGEISPERFAVMTADDMASSELKKIREKFTKESIDDHQMAETGGTNSTLLKCGKCKKNNCTYNQVQTRSADEPMTTFVFCNECGNRWKFC comes from the exons ATGATGAGTTGTGAAGCTGACGTAATGAAGATCGGGAAGAAATTGGAGAAACTGGTTTCTAACGGAACGACG GACCAAGAAGCCAAAAATATGCTCCAGGCACTCAAAGATTTACCAATGACATTGAAAGTTCTCCAA aaaaCTAGAATTGGAATGACTGTGAACAACGTCCGAAAATCCTGCACCGACGAAGAAGTGAATTCATTAGCAAAATCACTGATTAAAAGCTGGAAAAAATTATTAG ATCAACCGAGTGCTAGTGGTAAAAGCGGAAACAACGAAACGTCCGCGAAAAAGGATTCGTCCTCTTCGAGTCCTCGAGAAAGTACGAACGGAAAATCGACTCCACCAGGAAAAACCTCGCCGAAAACGATTTCGTTTCCGAAAGCTTCAGACACGAATGACTCGGTCAGGTTGAAATGTAGAGAACTACTGGCAAACGCTTTAAAGGCTATTGATA CAATTCCAGATGGTTCTGGAGATCCGAATGAAATAGCCAAATCAATTGAAGATA GCATCTATAcagaattcatgaatttagATACTAAGTATAAAAATCGTGTTCGAAGCAGGATCTCAAATTTGAAAGACACGAAGAATCCCGAATTGAGAGTTTCCGTTTTAAGAGGAGAAATTTCACCCGAAAGATTTGCAGTGATGACCGCGGAT GATATGGCGTCGTCGGAATTGAAGAAGATTCGAGAAAAGTTTACGAAAGAATCCATCGACGATCACCAGATGGCTGAAACCGGAGGAACGAATTCTACTTTACTGAAGTgcggaaaatgtaaaaagaaTAATTGCACCTATAACCAG GTTCAAACAAGAAGCGCCGATGAACCGATGACAACTTTTGtgttttgtaatgaatgtggaaaTAGATGGAAG TTTTGTTGA
- the LOC141898342 gene encoding visual pigment-like receptor peropsin — protein sequence MTRPLVFSSGEELVGNSSYDWNAYTDLPEWSTQILGIFLIIVAIWGVLGNLLIICVYMRYKKLRTVRSRIYISLAVADMMIALTMSPFAAVSSFTRHWYWGYSGCQWYGFAGYLFGVASMNSLAAISVERWLSICKPDYIKINLNRNTTHANITVAVIWLYSLFWAVMPFCGWSTYVLEPYNISCTINWFSSAIADVLFVVLSFVFVVALDVAIMIIAYSCICHKLYFQSNTTVLTPNGHQSKLGCLPPVNWEIRVTFISLLMVCSYMACWMPYCAVSIWASFNELSGMSMHVASIGPPLAKAACLFNPIIYAAYNKNFRKGAVRFLLCKKHIDDHAQMMSYRENNRDDDQTENDTTRQNICQINVVESISLNRRSDRHHGARILNWTADSHSSNTYLTAIDHTSSAAAAAGDWINHLTGKRDRVIPIDQQEIASV from the exons ATGACTCGTCCGTTAGTGTTCAGTTCTGGTGAAGAATTAGTAGGTAATTCGTCCTATGATTGGAACGCATATACAGATTTACCAGAATGGAGCACTCAAATATTGGGAATATTTCTTATCATTGTCG CGATATGGGGTGTGTTGGGAAACTTGTTGATTATCTGTGTTTATATGAGGTATAAGAAGTTGCGCACTGTAAGGAGTCGGATCTACATCAGTTTAGCAGTCGCTGATATGATGATAGCCTTAACTATGTCCCCGTTCGCGGCTGTATCCAGTTTTACCAGA CACTGGTATTGGGGATATAGTGGTTGTCAATGGTATGGTTTTGCTGGCTATCTGTTCGGTGTTGCTTCGATGAACTCACTTGCCGCTATAAGTGTTGAGCGATGGTTGTCTATTTGTAAACCTGACTATATCA aaatCAATTTGAATCGCAATACAACTCATGCTAATATCACTGTAGCAGTAATCTGGCTGTACTCGTTGTTCTGGGCAGTGATGCCGTTTTGTGGCTGGAGTACATACGTCTTAGAACCTTACAAT ATATCTTGCACGATAAACTGGTTCAGTTCAGCGATAGCTGACGTTCTCTTCGTTGTATTGAGTTTTGTATTCGTGGTAGCTTTAGATGTAGCTATCATGATTATAGCTTATAGCTGTATCTGTCATAAACTCTACTTTCAATCGAACACGACTGTGTTGACACCTAACGGTCATCAATCGAAACTCGGCTGTCTGCCGCCGGTCAATTGGGAGATCAGAGTCACCTTT ATATCGTTATTGATGGTATGCTCTTACATGGCGTGTTGGATGCCGTATTGTGCAGTCAGTATTTGGGCCTCGTTTAACGAATTGAGCGGTATGTCGATGCATGTAGCATCGATAGGGCCCCCATTAGCCAAAGCCGCCTGTCTCTTCAATCCGATCATATACGCCGCGTACAACAA AAACTTTCGTAAAGGCGCCGTGCGATTTCTACTGTGTAAAAAACACATAGACGATCACGCGCAGATGATGTCGTACCGGGAGAACAATCGCGACGACGATCAAACTGAAAACGACACGACTCGTCAAAATATCTGTCAAATTAACGTCGTCGAGAGTATTTCATTAAATCGGAGATCAGATCGTCATCACGGGGCCCGGATACTTAACTGGACGGCTGATAGTCACTCAAGCAATACGTACCTGACCGCAATAGATCACACGTcatcggcggcggcggcggccgGTGATTGGATAAATCATCTCACCGGAAAACGTGATCGAGTTATTCCCATCGATCAACAAGAAATAGCGTCCGTCTAG
- the LOC141898347 gene encoding CX3C chemokine receptor 1-like — protein MSNLSDQYLPTFWCNFLQNGYNQLPPAGRWYILVYFPIAILVGLIGNTLSVLVMTTSKKLRSCGYSGILVVLVCSDSVALLERIPVWINFIAEHTGHGRVIDLNTNAKCLSVELFTVSTFSGAWLVSFISIERFLVVCIENCSKRFCTTRNMFVCSLVLVLMAIIVDLSLMYSVKFVESVGFCAITLRSHYIYIRIASMLASPLPLFIILLFNGITLCYMKAKTIKLKTHREVGAAVNNRTNRATLMLLAVSFTFALTTLPYFCVLIAIAANKGKKDSYETHMLVTRALYDLNYTLNFALYCAAGSDFRHACLRFLQNCRAICSGNQASANQENSATASTSDSKL, from the coding sequence ATGTCGAACTTATCCGATCAATATTTGCCGACATTTTGGTGTAATTTTCTACAGAACGGTTATAACCAGTTACCGCCGGCTGGTCGCTGGTACATACTCGTCTATTTCCCGATAGCGATCCTGGTCGGTCTGATCGGTAACACCCTATCCGTGCTGGTCATGACCACGTCAAAAAAGCTACGAAGTTGCGGATACTCGGGGATACTGGTCGTCCTGGTCTGTTCGGATTCGGTGGCGTTACTCGAAAGGATTCCGGTCTGGATAAACTTCATAGCGGAACATACCGGACACGGACGCGTTATCGATCTGAACACGAATGCCAAATGTTTAAGCGTGGAGCTGTTCACGGTAAGCACATTCTCAGGAGCGTGGTTAGTTTCTTTCATATCGATCGAGAGATTTTTGGTGGTTTGTATCGAGAATTGTTCTAAACGGTTCTGTACGACACGGAATATGTTCGTCTGTTCTTTAGTGCTGGTTTTGATGGCGATCATTGTCGATTTGTCGCTGATGTATTCTGTCAAATTCGTCGAGTCTGTCGGCTTCTGCGCGATAACCTTGCGCAGTCACTACATCTATATCCGTATAGCTTCGATGTTGGCTTCGCCTTTGCCTCTATTCATTATCTTACTGTTCAACGGAATCACGTTGTGTTACATGAAAGCTAAAACTATAAAACTGAAAACTCACCGCGAAGTCGGTGCCGCGGTGAATAACAGAACTAATAGAGCTACTTTGATGTTGCTAGCAGTTTCTTTTACATTCGCTTTAACCACGTTACCGTATTTCTGCGTTTTAATCGCAATTGCCGCGAATAAGGGTAAGAAAGATAGTTATGAAACTCATATGCTGGTCACTCGGGCGCTCTACGATTTGAATTATACGTTGAATTTTGCTTTGTACTGCGCGGCCGGAAGTGACTTCAGGCACGCGTGTCTCCGCTTTCTGCAGAACTGCCGTGCCATATGCAGCGGCAATCAAGCGTCCGCTAATCAGGAAAATAGCGCGACCGCTTCTACTTCTGATTCTAAACTTtga